One region of Salvia miltiorrhiza cultivar Shanhuang (shh) chromosome 3, IMPLAD_Smil_shh, whole genome shotgun sequence genomic DNA includes:
- the LOC131015164 gene encoding cytochrome P450 71D95-like: MEMDLPFNFTTTLLLLSSFIFFLLKAWTKPKSPKAHQNLPPSPPKLPVIGHIHLLVGDLPHKALQRQAQKHGPVMHLQLGEVPAVVISSREATREVLKVQDPACADRPESIASKILWYDYTDIAFSAYNEYWRQMRKICIVELLSSKNVKSFGHIRRDESSRLIKSLECSSGNAIDLTDKIFTFTSTITCRAAFGKVMTDRDGLIALFKEAVAMAGGFELADLFPSWKLLNVLSWSKYRLWRMRGKLDAILDGIIDEHKLKQSGEFGGEDIVDVLIRMQQTGELKFPITTDNIKAVIFDMFVAGTETSSTTTVWAMSEMMRNPRVMEKAQAEVRAALKGKAAVEESDVQELKYLKLVIKETFRLHPPIPLLPRQTREECKVDGYSIPIKTKVMLNIWSMGRDPQYWEQPEKFQPERFENSPKDFIGNDFEYIPFGAGRRICPGLNFGLANIELPLAKMLYHFDWKLPKGMSYERLDMSEGEGLTVSRKKPLIIIPTLCNPVN; encoded by the exons ATGGAGATGGATCTCCCCTTCAACTTCACCACTACTCTCCTGCTTCTTTCATCCTTCATCTTCTTCCTGCTCAAGGCATGGACCAAACCTAAATCCCCAAAAGCCCACCAAAACCTGCCCCCGAGCCCGCCGAAGCTGCCGGTGATCGGCCACATCCACCTCCTAGTCGGAGATCTGCCGCACAAGGCATTGCAGCGGCAAGCGCAGAAACACGGCCCCGTGATGCATCTGCAGCTGGGGGAGGTCCCCGCGGTGGTGATCTCGTCGCGTGAGGCGACGAGGGAGGTGCTGAAAGTGCAGGACCCGGCGTGCGCAGACAGGCCGGAGAGCATCGCGAGCAAGATCCTGTGGTACGACTACACCGACATCGCCTTCTCCGCCTACAACGAGTACTGGCGGCAGATGCGCAAGATCTGCATCGTCGAGCTCCTCAGCTCCAAGAACGTCAAATCCTTCGGCCACATCAGGCGGGACGAGTCCTCCCGCCTCATCAAGTCTCTCGAATGTTCCTCCGGGAACGCCATTGATCTCACGGACAAGATCTTCACCTTCACCAGCACCATCACCTGTAGGGCGGCCTTCGGGAAGGTCATGACGGATCGCGACGGCCTCATCGCTCTCTTCAAGGAGGCCGTCGCCATGGCCGGAGGCTTCGAGCTGGCCGACCTCTTCCCCTCTTGGAAACTGCTCAACGTCCTCAGCTGGAGCAAGTACAGGCTGTGGAGGATGCGCGGCAAGCTCGACGCCATCCTCGACGGCATCATCGACGAGCACAAGCTCAAGCAGAGCGGCGAGTTCGGCGGCGAGGACATCGTCGACGTCCTCATCAGGATGCAGCAGACCGGAGAGCTCAAATTCCCCATCACCACAGACAACATCAAAGCTGTCATTTTC GACATGTTCGTCGCTGGAACGGAGACGTCGTCGACGACGACGGTGTGGGCGATGTCGGAGATGATGAGAAACCCAAGGGTGATGGAGAAGGCGCAGGCGGAGGTGCGGGCGGCGTTGAAGGggaaggcggcggtggaggagagcGACGTTCAGGAGTTGAAATACTTGAAATTGGTGATCAAGGAGACATTCAGGCTGCACCCGCCGATTCCGTTGCTGCCGCGGCAAACCAGAGAGGAATGCAAGGTTGATGGATACTCGATTCCGATCAAAACGAAAGTGATGCTCAACATCTGGTCGATGGGGCGGGACCCACAATACTGGGAGCAGCCGGAGAAGTTCCAGCCGGAGAGATTCGAAAACAGCCCCAAAGATTTCATAGGAAACGATTTCGAATACATTCCGTTCGGGGCGGGTCGACGGATCTGCCCCGGGTTGAATTTCGGGTTGGCAAACATTGAGCTGCCGTTGGCCAAAATGCTGTATCACTTCGATTGGAAGCTGCCGAAGGGAATGAGTTATGAGCGTTTGGATATGAGTGAGGGTGAAGGCCTCACTGTTTCTAGAAAGAAACCGCTCATCATAATCCCCACACTCTGCAATCCCGTCAACtaa
- the LOC131015165 gene encoding cytochrome P450 71D95-like, with amino-acid sequence MEIDLPFNITTTLLLLSSFIFFLIKACTKPKSPKPHQNLPPSPRKLPVIGHLHLLVGDLPHRALQRQAQKHGPVMHLQLGEAPAVVISSPEAAKEVLIVQDPACADRPESIAVKILWYDYTDISFSPYDEYWRQMRKICILELLSIKNVKSFGYIRRDECSRLIKSLECSSGNAVDLTDRIFTFTSTITCRAAFGKVVTDREGLIALFKEAETMAGGFELADLFPSWKLLNSLSWNRYRLLRMRGKLDAILDGIIDEHKLKQSGEFGGEDIIDVLIRVQQTGELKIPITTDNIKAVIFDMFVAGTETSSTTTVWAMAEMMRNPEVMEKAQAEVRAAFKGKTAVEESDVQELKFLKLVIKETLRLHPPIPLVPRQTREECKVEGYSIPIKTKVLINIWSMGRDPQYWDHPETFRPERFENSRKDFVGNDFEYIPFGAGRRSCPGLNYGLANVELPLAKLLYHFDWKLPKGMSCDGLDMSETEGLTVCRKKPLIIIPTICNRGD; translated from the exons ATGGAGATTGATCTCCCCTTCAACATCACAACCACTCTCCTGCTCCTTtcatctttcatttttttcctaATCAAGGCATGCACCAAACCTAAATCCCCAAAACCTCACCAAAACCTGCCTCCGAGCCCGCGAAAGCTGCCGGTGATCGGCCACCTCCACCTCCTAGTCGGAGATCTTCCTCACAGGGCACTGCAGCGGCAAGCACAGAAACACGGCCCCGTGATGCATCTGCAGCTGGGGGAGGCCCCCGCGGTGGTGATCTCGTCGCCTGAGGCGGCGAAGGAGGTGCTGATAGTGCAGGACCCGGCGTGCGCAGACAGGCCTGAGAGCATCGCGGTGAAGATCCTGTGGTACGACTACACCGACATCTCCTTCTCCCCCTACGACGAGTACTGGCGGCAGATGCGCAAGATCTGCATCCTCGAGCTCCTCAGCATCAAGAACGTCAAGTCCTTCGGCTACATCAGGCGGGACGAGTGCTCCCGCCTGATCAAGTCTCTGGAATGTTCCTCCGGGAACGCCGTTGATCTGACGGACAGGATCTTCACCTTCACCAGCACCATCACCTGCAGGGCGGCCTTCGGGAAGGTCGTGACGGATCGCGAGGGCCTCATCGCTCTCTTCAAGGAGGCCGAGACCATGGCCGGAGGCTTCGAGCTGGCCGACCTCTTCCCTTCTTGGAAACTGCTAAATTCCCTCAGCTGGAATAGATACAGGCTGTTGAGGATGCGCGGCAAGCTCGACGCCATCCTCGACGGCATCATCGACGAGCACAAGCTCAAGCAGAGCGGCGAGTTCGGCGGCGAAGACATCATCGACGTTCTCATCAGGGTGCAGCAGACCGGAGAGCTCAAAATCCCCATCACTACCGACAACATCAAAGCTGTCATTTTC GACATGTTCGTCGCTGGAACGGAGACGTCGTCGACGACGACGGTGTGGGCGATGGCGGAGATGATGAGAAACCCGGAGGTGATGGAGAAGGCGCAGGCGGAGGTGCGGGCGGCGTTCAAGGGGAagacggcggtggaggagagCGACGTTCAGGAGttgaaattcttgaaattagtgatcaaagAGACGCTCAGGCTGCATCCACCGATTCCATTGGTGCCGCGGCAAACGAGAGAGGAATGCAAGGTGGAAGGATATTCGATTCCGATCAAAACCAAAGTGTTGATCAACATCTGGTCGATGGGGCGGGACCCACAATACTGGGACCACCCGGAAACATTCCGGCCGGAGAGATTCGAGAACAGTCGGAAAGATTTCGTAGGGAACGATTTCGAATACATTCCGTTCGGGGCGGGTCGACGGAGCTGCCCCGGATTGAATTACGGGTTGGCCAACGTTGAGCTGCCGTTGGCGAAATTGCTGTATCACTTCGATTGGAAGCTGCCGAAGGGAATGAGTTGTGATGGTTTGGATATGAGTGAGACTGAAGGGCTCACTGTTTGCAGAAAGAAACCGCTTATCATAATTCCCACCATCTGCAATCGCGGCGACTAA